The Bicyclus anynana chromosome 4, ilBicAnyn1.1, whole genome shotgun sequence genome window below encodes:
- the LOC112056069 gene encoding iron-sulfur protein NUBPL, producing the protein MNIHKAVPRVYGLLVAQFNTGLPCSISLRLQHNKADVNEHRAKVMARGLPEKKPLPGVKNIILVASGKGGVGKTTTAVNLACAMKVIEPDKEIGLLDADVFGPSVPLMMNISGEPMLNDDNLIEPLLNYGVKCMSMGLLVSGENAVVWRGLMVMQALERLTRGVAWGPLDCLVVDTPPGTGDTHLSLAQNLPIDGAIVVTTPQSAALQVTKRGVNMFEKLKVPIIGLVENMSHAVCFKCGTRNYVFGSETKRTAEQIGLEIIESFEVDSNMSECINSGKPAIYALPDSIHAEKYRQLANKVFKYISDKETDAKATKQ; encoded by the exons GGCTTGCCATGTAGCATTTCACTAAGATTGCAACACAACAAGGCCGATGTCAATGAGCACAGAGCCAAAGTCATGGCCCGGGGGCTGCCGGAGAAGAAGCCCTTGCCTGGAGTCAAGAATATCATACTTGTGGCATCTGGAAAAGGAGGAGTAGGGAAGACTACTACAGCTG TGAATCTCGCATGTGCTATGAAAGTGATAGAGCCAGACAAGGAGATAGGGCTGTTAGACGCAGATGTGTTCGGCCCCTCTGTGCCACTCATGATGAACATTAGCGGAGAGCCCATGCTCAACGACGACAATCTCATTGAACCTCTACTCAATTATGGTGTAAAATG TATGTCCATGGGCCTCCTGGTGTCAGGCGAGAACGCTGTGGTGTGGCGCGGGCTGATGGTGATGCAGGCGCTGGAGCGGCTCACGCGCGGCGTGGCGTGGGGCCCGCTCGACTGCCTCGTGGTGGACACGCCGCCCGGCACCGGCGACACGCACCTGTCGCTCGCACAAAACTTGCCTATCGACG GTGCAATAGTAGTAACAACTCCACAGTCGGCCGCTCTGCAAGTCACGAAGCGCGGCGTCAACATGTTCGAGAAACTCAAGGTGCCCATCATAGGGCTGGTCGAGAACATGTCTCACGCCGTGTGCTTCAAATGCGGCACCAGGAACTACGTGTTCGGTAGCGAGACCAAACGGACGGCGGAACAAATCGGCTTGGAAATCATAGAAAGCTTCGAAGTGGACTCGAATATGTCGGAATGTATAAACAGTGGGAAACCAGCGATATACGCGTTGCCAGATAGTATACACGCGGAGAAATATCGACAATTGGCCAACAAGGTGTTCAAATATATAAGCGATAAGGAAACAGATGCTAAAGCAACCAAACAGTAG